From Borrelia sp. RT5S, the proteins below share one genomic window:
- the obgE gene encoding GTPase ObgE — MHTFKDSLGLTVSSGDGGAGCVSFLRERFKAKGGPDGGDGGRGGDVIFRVKDNLRTLSLYSNGQRLAARNGRPGMGRQRKGANGEDLVIFVPPNTCVYDSDTDSVLFELRNFDDEFVVLRGGRGGLGNLNFKSSKRRAPRYAQPGERGTTLNVRLELSLIADIGIIGLPNAGKSSLITRVTSSKSKVSDYPFTTKVPHLGVLRDSHYDLVIADIPGIIEGASRGVGLGFEFLRHISKTVGLVFLIDASSDDFLRAYDILVRELGAYGAGLLKKRRIIVANKLDLEGSSENFERAKKALDSERFLGISIYENKGIEELIREFFILAGSRGD; from the coding sequence TTGCATACGTTTAAGGACTCTCTGGGTTTGACTGTGTCTTCAGGCGATGGCGGTGCTGGTTGCGTCTCTTTTTTGCGTGAGAGATTTAAGGCGAAGGGAGGCCCTGATGGAGGGGATGGAGGAAGGGGAGGGGATGTAATTTTTAGGGTTAAGGATAATCTGAGGACTTTGTCTCTTTATAGTAATGGACAGAGACTTGCTGCTAGGAATGGCAGGCCTGGCATGGGACGTCAGAGGAAGGGAGCCAACGGAGAAGATTTGGTTATTTTTGTTCCTCCAAATACTTGTGTCTATGATTCTGACACGGATTCTGTTTTATTTGAACTTAGGAATTTTGATGATGAATTTGTTGTTTTAAGGGGGGGTAGAGGTGGACTTGGAAATTTAAATTTTAAAAGTTCTAAAAGACGGGCCCCAAGATATGCACAACCTGGAGAGAGGGGCACTACTTTAAATGTTCGATTAGAATTGTCCTTAATAGCTGATATTGGAATCATAGGGCTTCCTAATGCAGGCAAGTCTTCGCTTATCACAAGAGTCACCTCTTCAAAGTCGAAGGTGTCGGATTATCCTTTTACTACTAAAGTGCCGCATCTTGGTGTTCTCAGAGATTCTCACTATGATCTAGTGATTGCCGATATCCCTGGAATAATTGAGGGTGCTAGTAGGGGAGTAGGTCTTGGATTTGAATTTTTAAGGCATATTTCAAAAACGGTTGGATTAGTTTTTTTAATTGATGCTTCTAGTGATGACTTTTTGAGAGCTTATGATATCCTTGTTAGAGAACTCGGTGCGTACGGAGCAGGTCTTTTGAAAAAGCGTCGCATAATTGTTGCTAATAAGCTTGATTTAGAGGGCTCAAGCGAAAATTTTGAACGGGCGAAAAAGGCCTTAGATAGCGAAAGATTTTTAGGGATTTCTATTTATGAAAATAAAGGCATAGAGGAACTTATTAGGGAGTTTTTCATTTTAGCAGGAAGTAGGGGAGATTAA
- the nadD gene encoding nicotinate (nicotinamide) nucleotide adenylyltransferase, whose amino-acid sequence MKIAVLGGTYNPVHIGHMFLAKEIEYYLNVDKVVFIPTHKPVHKIVAGNVSVKDRIAMLKLAIRNENNVCIDECDIVNGGITYTIDTVACIKKKYAHDEVYLVIGDDLFENFALWKNAEEIAETVNLVVVHRIYKEKIVSCFKHTYVNNKIFPISSSEIRSRIEKCLPVDYLLPSAVLRYIKDNNLYIQGN is encoded by the coding sequence ATGAAAATAGCGGTGTTGGGTGGTACTTATAACCCTGTGCATATTGGACATATGTTTTTAGCAAAAGAGATAGAGTATTATTTGAATGTTGATAAGGTGGTCTTTATTCCCACTCATAAGCCTGTCCATAAAATTGTTGCAGGGAATGTTAGCGTTAAAGACAGGATTGCGATGCTAAAGTTGGCAATACGGAATGAGAATAATGTGTGTATAGATGAGTGTGACATAGTCAATGGTGGGATAACTTACACCATTGATACTGTTGCTTGTATTAAGAAGAAATATGCACATGATGAAGTTTATTTGGTTATTGGCGACGATCTTTTCGAAAATTTTGCCTTGTGGAAAAATGCAGAAGAAATAGCCGAGACCGTTAATCTTGTAGTAGTGCACAGGATATACAAAGAAAAGATCGTGAGTTGTTTTAAGCATACCTACGTCAATAATAAAATTTTTCCTATTTCTTCATCAGAGATCAGAAGTAGAATTGAGAAATGTTTACCAGTTGATTATTTGCTTCCCTCTGCTGTTTTAAGATACATTAAGGATAACAATTTATATATTCAAGGTAATTAA
- a CDS encoding LCP family protein has product MKKELFFLVLIVLVVLGVVIFFIDSSKKEQVYFELNTKSNISFFILVEDDIGNLLSMQEIFINIKTGNIGFLDIPIYTGYEDLKGNVSWFENLYERNRFDEFLFKVYRQLNHEPDYYIRFKKNSFVKFIDYLGGVRLLVQRPVKVYNMKNSILIPSGNSVFDGDKAYDYLGYFKNVNYFDERFEFFKEFFKKILAQFEEVEETHEDFSRMYSMLDTNLSETVFKYIFTNYKINSEKFIFVNIKGQEEIFKGNDNSAIRVVFPYYGGAVLKESIEKLNKDLISENRDEEAVKVIILNGTRVSGLARKAANIFQSLGFNIIKFANADRDNYFNTLVINNSDNLELAMRVGDVVRARNIRPISEFHTDILGLDGAAVSPDVIIILGDDFDGRYVKHR; this is encoded by the coding sequence TTGAAAAAAGAATTATTTTTTCTAGTTTTGATCGTTTTAGTAGTTCTTGGTGTTGTGATTTTCTTTATTGATAGCTCTAAAAAAGAACAGGTGTATTTTGAGTTAAATACTAAGAGTAATATTAGTTTTTTCATTCTGGTAGAAGATGATATTGGTAATCTTTTGAGTATGCAAGAGATTTTTATTAATATAAAAACCGGGAATATTGGATTTTTAGATATTCCTATTTATACGGGTTATGAAGATTTAAAGGGGAATGTATCTTGGTTTGAGAATTTATATGAGAGAAACAGGTTTGATGAGTTTTTGTTTAAAGTGTATAGGCAGTTAAATCATGAACCCGATTATTATATTCGGTTTAAAAAGAATTCTTTTGTAAAATTTATTGACTACCTTGGTGGGGTCCGTCTTCTTGTTCAAAGACCCGTTAAGGTATACAACATGAAAAATTCTATTCTAATACCTTCTGGTAATTCTGTTTTTGATGGGGACAAAGCTTACGATTACTTAGGTTATTTTAAGAACGTTAATTACTTCGATGAAAGATTTGAGTTTTTTAAGGAGTTTTTCAAAAAGATTCTAGCACAATTTGAAGAAGTGGAGGAGACTCACGAAGATTTTTCTAGAATGTATTCTATGTTAGATACCAATCTTTCTGAGACTGTGTTTAAATATATTTTTACCAATTACAAAATAAATAGTGAAAAATTTATTTTTGTTAACATTAAAGGACAGGAGGAAATATTTAAGGGTAACGATAATAGTGCAATAAGAGTTGTTTTCCCTTATTATGGAGGAGCGGTCCTTAAAGAATCAATAGAGAAATTAAATAAGGATTTAATAAGTGAAAATAGGGATGAAGAGGCGGTAAAAGTTATTATTTTAAATGGCACTAGAGTTTCTGGTCTTGCAAGAAAGGCTGCTAATATTTTTCAGTCTTTAGGATTTAATATTATAAAATTCGCAAATGCAGATAGGGACAATTATTTTAACACTTTGGTAATAAATAATTCAGATAATTTGGAACTGGCTATGAGGGTGGGGGATGTGGTTAGGGCAAGAAATATTAGGCCTATTTCTGAATTTCATACAGATATATTGGGACTTGATGGGGCGGCTGTAAGTCCTGATGTAATAATTATTTTGGGAGATGATTTTGATGGAAGGTATGTTAAACATAGATGA
- the rsfS gene encoding ribosome silencing factor, which produces MEGMLNIDDVKGLCKIISDFDGIDVLGIDVGSVCSWADFFIIVSCSSFKHMEALYSERLVNFFNERDFNYCVQGKGFIHDWTIVSCENLIIHLMSDKARAYYELEKLWSCGELVYS; this is translated from the coding sequence ATGGAAGGTATGTTAAACATAGATGACGTTAAGGGGTTATGTAAGATAATATCTGATTTTGATGGAATTGATGTTTTAGGTATTGATGTTGGCTCTGTTTGTAGTTGGGCGGATTTTTTTATCATAGTATCATGTTCATCGTTTAAGCATATGGAGGCTTTGTACTCTGAGAGATTGGTGAATTTTTTTAATGAAAGAGATTTTAATTATTGCGTTCAGGGTAAGGGTTTTATTCATGATTGGACAATTGTTTCGTGCGAAAATTTAATCATACATTTGATGAGCGATAAGGCTAGAGCGTACTATGAGCTTGAAAAGCTGTGGAGTTGTGGTGAGCTTGTATACTCTTGA
- the spoVG gene encoding septation regulator SpoVG, with protein MNITDIRIRRVDNKNPSSKLLAYVTVTFDDCLVLHNIRVIKGQKGVFIVMPNRRTKVGEYKDIVHPINQNFREILQTSIFKEYVKENPSNLELELS; from the coding sequence GTGAATATCACAGATATAAGAATTAGGAGAGTTGATAATAAAAATCCCAGTTCTAAGTTATTAGCGTATGTTACGGTTACTTTTGATGATTGCTTGGTTCTTCACAACATTAGAGTTATTAAGGGACAGAAAGGTGTTTTTATTGTCATGCCTAATAGAAGAACTAAGGTGGGAGAATACAAGGATATTGTACACCCTATTAATCAAAATTTTAGAGAAATTTTACAAACTTCTATTTTTAAAGAATATGTTAAGGAAAACCCCTCAAATCTTGAGCTTGAATTAAGTTGA
- a CDS encoding 50S ribosomal protein L25/general stress protein Ctc, whose amino-acid sequence MDSRVLSCERRLDFGSSCARRMRLKHEIPAIVYGEESDVLHIRVGSIEFNKKFSKFTDNTVLVLRDGNVDRCVFIKDVDENLTRNLIYHIDFYEVDRDRDIERDVEIRFIGASIGVKEGGVLSVIRRRIRVRSLPLELPEFIEVDLSPVKRGDQITFEDIVLPDNVKLAEEDGGLVVLFVK is encoded by the coding sequence GTGGATAGTAGGGTTTTAAGTTGCGAGCGCAGATTAGATTTTGGTTCTTCTTGCGCGCGCAGGATGAGGTTGAAGCATGAGATACCGGCTATTGTTTATGGGGAGGAGAGCGATGTTCTTCACATAAGGGTTGGGAGTATTGAATTTAATAAAAAATTTAGTAAGTTTACAGATAATACTGTTTTGGTTTTAAGAGATGGTAATGTTGATAGATGTGTCTTTATTAAGGATGTTGATGAAAATCTTACCAGGAATCTTATCTATCATATTGACTTTTATGAAGTAGATCGAGATCGGGATATTGAGAGAGACGTTGAGATTAGATTTATTGGGGCCTCTATTGGTGTTAAGGAAGGCGGGGTTTTGAGTGTGATTAGGAGACGGATTAGGGTTAGATCTTTACCTTTGGAATTGCCTGAGTTTATTGAGGTAGATTTGTCTCCTGTTAAGAGAGGAGACCAGATAACTTTTGAAGATATTGTGCTTCCTGATAATGTTAAGCTTGCCGAAGAGGATGGTGGTTTGGTTGTTTTATTTGTTAAATAG